The Anaeromicrobium sediminis genome includes a window with the following:
- a CDS encoding cysteine-rich small domain-containing protein — protein sequence MKKLETSNYKFNQHKACEFFPCHEGIDQEKFNCLFCYCPLFMLGNECGGNFKITNGIKDCSSCTRPHDEESYTFIMSKMKKVIEKGSKFVSDL from the coding sequence ATGAAAAAATTAGAAACAAGCAATTATAAATTTAATCAACACAAAGCTTGTGAATTTTTTCCTTGTCATGAAGGTATTGATCAAGAAAAGTTCAATTGTCTATTCTGTTATTGTCCTCTTTTCATGTTAGGAAATGAATGTGGTGGGAATTTCAAAATTACAAATGGTATTAAAGACTGCTCATCGTGTACAAGACCCCATGATGAAGAAAGCTATACTTTTATTATGTCTAAGATGAAAAAAGTTATTGAAAAAGGTTCAAAGTTTGTAAGTGATTTATAA